Part of the Longimicrobium sp. genome, AACGCCCAGGCCAGTTGTTCCGGGGAAGGACTCGACCCGGTGCACGTTGCGCCCGGACGGCGGGATCTGTTATCATTTTCCCCTCTATTGTTCTATATCGGAACAATATGGTCACAGATCCCAACACCCCATGCCGAAACCCTTCTTCCGCTTCTTCGCGGCCGCTGTCCTGGTGCTCGCCTCGGTCCTTCCGGCACGGGGAGCGCCGCCGGAAGCTCCGCCGTACTCGGCGGTGGTGGACGCGCGGCACGCGGGGGCGGAGGGCGCGCCGGTGGGCGGGGTGCGGACGTTCCGCACCATCGGCGGCGCGCTCGCGGCGGCGCCGGCGGGGGGCGCCGACGCCTACACGATCTTCATCCGCGACGGGCGCTACCGCGAGAAGCTCTCGGTGGAGCGGCCGAACGTGCGCTTCGTGGGCGAGAGCCGCGAGGGGACGGTGCTCACCTACGACGCGGCGGCCGGGCACCCCGCGCCGGGCGGCGGGACGTGGGGGACGCGCGGCAGCTTCACGCTGCGCGTCGCCGCGCCCGGCTTCCGGCTGGAGCGGATGACGGTGGAGAACGCCTTCGACTACATGGCCAACCGCCGCAAGCCGGAGGGTGACCCCACGAAGCTGGTGGGCTCGCAGGGCGTGGCGGTGCTCACCGACAGCGCCAGCGACCGGGCCGTCTTCCGCGACTGCGTCCTGCGCGGCCACCAGGACACGCTCTTCGCCGACGGGGGCCGCAGCTACTTCACGGGGTGCACCATCCTGGGGAGCGTGGACTTCATCTTCGGCGCGGGGCAGGCGGTGTTCGAGGACTGCGACATCGTCTCGCTCGACCG contains:
- a CDS encoding pectinesterase family protein gives rise to the protein MPKPFFRFFAAAVLVLASVLPARGAPPEAPPYSAVVDARHAGAEGAPVGGVRTFRTIGGALAAAPAGGADAYTIFIRDGRYREKLSVERPNVRFVGESREGTVLTYDAAAGHPAPGGGTWGTRGSFTLRVAAPGFRLERMTVENAFDYMANRRKPEGDPTKLVGSQGVAVLTDSASDRAVFRDCVLRGHQDTLFADGGRSYFTGCTILGSVDFIFGAGQAVFEDCDIVSLDRGDDDNNGYVTAPSTPLSRPYGLVFIRSRLRRESPAMSASSVVLGRPWHPGADPQLVGSAVFIECWMDDHVSAAGWTRMAATPPSGGERVWFEPEGSRFFEYGSTGPGARASPSRRVLTSAEAAYYTAAQVLRGWDPREP